aGGTCATTGGCCAGAAAAGTgatccgagcaggattctattggccgaccttgcagaaagatgcaacagactttgtgaaaaaatgccagccatgtcagatgcatgcaaatttccacgtggctccaccagaagagctcatcagtataacttccccctggccttttgcaaaatggggaatggatctgttaggtccttttccccaagcaccagggcaagtcaaatacctgatcgtgggaatagattacttcacaaagtggatagaagcagaaccactagctactatcaccgctcaaagaagtcgcaggttcctctacaaaaacattatcacaaggtatggaataccttattccatcaccacagataatgggACTCAGTTCACTGACGCCACCTTCAGAAACCTGGTAGCCAGCATGAAAATCAAGCATcaattcacctcggtagaacacccacaagccaatgggcaagccgaggcagctaacaaggtcatactggcaggtttgaagaaaagattacaggaagcaaaaggagcttgggccgaagagctccctcaagtacTGTGGGCCTATAGGACAACtccccaatccgccacaggagaaacacctTTTCGACTAGTGtacggcgtagaagccatgattcctatagaaatcagtgagcaaagcccaagggtaattctccatgatgaggtcggaaatgtacaggggcacaaagaggagctcgacttgctccccgaagtccgagagaacgcccagataagagaagcagcattaaagcaaagaatggctaccagatacaacaaaaaagtcattcgaagaacatttgctgtagacgacttggtcctaatcagaaacgacattggagtcaacaagtcgggggaaggaaagctcgccgccaattggaaagggccatacaaaatcaaagaagtgttagggaaaggttattataaaataaccgACCTGGATGGCACTGagttaccaaggtcgtggcatgcttgtaatatgaaaaggtactacagctagaagcgaactctactccctgatgtactcttttcccagcttcatgattttttcccaaaaaagggttttttctggagaggggtttttaacgaggcatcatagtagaggctaagggaaatatactgtcaagacccttagtagcaaaaaggtacctttccgattaataaagatctttttcactAATATATTTCTCTTAAATATCCTTctctatttttatataagtctttctacgaaacgcgccgacttaagctcgacaaagcgtgaaaatcccatgaatcgacctagatggtcgtcaggataaaacgacgaggtacaagtcggtgtaaagaggttatacaAGTCGGTCGTAAAAACTCGGGAACCaacccgactcataagtcggaaaGAGATCCCGAGTAGGAAAACTTGGAAAACTTTGATCCACAGATCGGAGTATAACACCGAGTAGatgaaaaacgcatcgcaaaaataacctaagtcataaaaactcactaaaagtcgagtataaaggataacaaaagagatatgACAACCTGAAAAGTTTAAAGCTTGCATACAAGCCTTTCCACGAAAAAGGCTCGAGAAAATAATGCAGGCTAGCAGAAGGTTTTTCGAAAAAGATCAAACATATTTCAAAATAGAAAAGCATGTGCACGCGCaaagtaacttaaacccttaccCAAAAAAGGGCACCTACTTCGATtagaaaacccttatccaaaaaaggcatttattttgtttaaaacccttatccaaaaaagggcaacaaacagaatattttgtttacggccttgaAAGGCCAGAAGCAAATTGTTCACAAGCACCAACAgataaataaagtttaaaaaaggggggacccacaggccgggcccccatatagccataaaaataaagaagtCATTTTTTGATCAGAGTAGAGGAATCACCACCACCAGGAGGAGCACCACCAGGACCGGGAGGAGGAGCTAAAGAGGAAGTCGGAGTGAGGAttgaagaactcggagcatcttggggacgaggaggagactcaataatcctctgtcCCCGAGTCTTCAGGTCTGATTCGGAAATGACCTCGGGGACGGGAGGATCAACGATGGCGCCGTCAATAACCACCTTGTCGGGATGGAGCggagaaaggtccaagtcgggagcgataactctgacttgttccaagaaaatcctccaagactcctcggcaccatcggcgatagagtcctccaactcggcatatgcgttccgagaattcagcaagtccttcctcacggccacaatatcttgaaataagctgTGGTAGCTGTCTTGCGCCGTCTTCCTCAGATTAGCCTCCAAGGTACATTGGGCCCGTAGCttaccctcctcctccttcaggtgatccctctccttcctcaacctatctctctcctctttcagctccttttcatgtttttcaaaaatacgaagtctcccctccaactcctcaaccctCGAGGTTGCACCCAAGGAGCTAAGGGGAGCCTTCTCAAAAATGTCCAAAAGCTTGCCACAAACACCCGCCgtcctaaaactctcctcggccatggtggtaaggtggttccgaacagaaacatcatccatatgtataaaaggatagatgttctttcggacgaatgccatagcatccgccttaaccccaccatcgaaggaagaagagccagactctgaagtcttgcgcttcttcttctcgggTTCGGAGAGAATTTGGGCAGAGGGGGGTGGTCGGGGCAAGCTCGAGGAAGAGAGAACAATAGGTTGAGTAGGAGTGCCAGTGTTcttaggaggaggaggtggaggGGGAGGAGAGATGACTACCCCGgacctagcccgggacttcgccTTAGCCTCCCGGACCCTTTGGTAGGCCTCCTGAGCATTCttttttgccatatctacaaaagaaaacaaataacaacCGAGTTACAAGTCGGTAAAATGTAAGTCAACAACTCGTCGGCAAAATGGAAGTCGGCggaaacaactcggaaataaagaatgcatgcactacctattTGAGATTGAACGAAGGTCGGTGTACCCTGGAGAATTTTCCTGGTATCCAAGTATGGGGACttcccccacgcttctcggaaaaaccctacaatggccgcctccacctcgtctagGTCATCTAGACCAATCTTTTCGCAAGGGGTGGCTGGCAGCCAgtaaaggggaaagcgaggggaggaatgctcatccaggaaaaaggggtggtggccctctacagcttgaaccttgaagaaaaagtttttgaagtcgtggaaagattcgtcaaaaagggtgaaaatcctccgaccttgaatggctcggaaggatacccattgttgtttgttgtttagcccactaaagggcttagtcatatggaaaagataaaagaagattcTCAATGAAGTCGGGAAGTCTAAAGCGTGACTTATAAACTGataaatcttcaaaaaaccccaggaattggggtggagttgagtaggggcaacctTGCAATGGTGCAGAACGGATATCTCAAAAtccgagaaaggaagaaaaacacccaaacgggtgatcatgcattcatacataaagaaaaagtgagGGGTCGCCTCATCAACTCTCCCAAAgcagacccggtcttcaggacccgggattatcaattcatatttgggctcgtcctcgtccgaagtacagagcctaTGGTGAGTACGAAGGTGGGTGACGAACTCAGCGTCGaccaacggttcctccccaaggaccgtatcgtcaaacccactgagaaagaatgtctacagaagccattttttatgtaaagaaaagtggcagaaaacctacaaaagggaaaaaggaaaaaagaaaatcaaaaaacaaggccactaaagaagaaagattcgaaactagaatctacgggtcaacctatctactcgccaaacaaaacatgcaaacaaaAATGACATGGGAAAAGCAGAACTAACCTTTAGCCGAAAATGAAGGTTGGAGAGAACTGAAGTCTTCAAACACAAGAATGCAACACAAACAGGATAAggagaagtttgaaagattgcagaaacggaaaatggaaagagagggaaagtatttataaataggctaaggggcataatggtaaaaacgaggcagtcattaatgcgactgcaccgttaccaaagccctcaatccctaaatgatccctcaacggacacgacgtttgaattgacgtaactgtcagaaaccaaaagtcgcgaaaatcacgtcggttctCACCATCCGTATTCTTTCAAACAAGTcgactacgaacccgagttgaatacttgaacccaaactttaaagaaaatttgggctcaagtaggggcactgttcataccccggcccaatgttaagggcccaggtccaatcgaaaggcctgatccaatagattaagcctagcaaagcacccaCCTCCATTCTAGAGGTCGGTGTCAATCCCGACTtggtacgaagaagtcggttgtgagattagctggcagataaatactcattcaaatgggtaaccgcccctgaaatctctctaaccacttcataaagccatatcttaacctccctaagataatgggacggttattatcctaaagatacggcactactccaacggtggttattggctcaccactataagtacactgacacacctcaggtattcctaagtccaatactctctaagacctgcttacacccttgctaacttaggcatcggagtgtctttgcaggtaccaccccccattcacacgcgagcacaagtcggacggagcctcccgagttacGGACCCACCTGGAGTCCTCCTCCATCACTCACTTGGGCCGCCaaacgccatccattggactaatctccggttacccaccgtaacatatatatatatgtcatgTGGTCATatcttataaaaaattaaaatttacatatCTGTATTTCGTGTTGTGTAGTGTCATGTCGTATTTTGTATCGTATCGAAGCTTACAATACTTTCTAAATCACCCTAGCTATATAGATGAGAACTACTCCTAATAAGTCCTAACTAACATCGTCCAATTGGATATGCCTTCACTACTTCACTTGATAATTCATATCACATCCATTCGTATCTAttgctttctttcctctttACATTTGAGTTAATTTCTTATTGGCTCTTAACGTTTTCCTATTTTTGAAACATCATTAACcaaattaaaatagatatattATTATAACATAATTGCTTTTATTAGTCGCTTTCCATGAGCGTCTTGCAAATGTAATGTTCTAAAATTTTGCATCCACTAATAATTAACTTAATAAACTTTCTCAACTTCTTCTAATAGCCACATATTTAAGCCCTTGAATAATTGGATCGGATTTTGTTGACAGGTTCGCTTGGTGGTGACTTCTGAGGCATCCTGCTACGTCGGGCCActctttctaatttttctttgtCGTTTAATTAGCACCGGTTGACCCAGGAAGATAATTAAAGCCTTAAAGGTATACATTTCCATGACTGAATTCACAAATCActttaaagaagaaaaagaagatttGGCAATAATCAAGATTCTGAAAACTAAACTCATCATTGAATtgttttagttattattttactGATTTTGAGATTTTTTTACCTAGTTTAACAATGATTTAAttgaattataataaaataatatataaattataaataaatacaaaaatttaaatatatattaatataaattaaaaatataaaactaactaaaatttcATAATCTTACGTAAGTATAACATAagagttaaataaaaaaaacaaatattaagatttatatatgaataaaatttaTGATATTTAATTGTTTACTAATTTGTAATTTCTACTTATTTGAAAAACaagtgtattttatattttaaatttttaatatatatttagtaTAAGTTATATGTGTCATACTATTTTGGTGctttcttttgctattttttcttttccgaTATTCCAGGCAATTcgaatcaattaaaatgcaaaaaaGACTTTGTTCCATAATATAATCCCACCTGAGATTGTTACACCACTGGCCACATACATACTTGAGATTACTATCAAAGAATCTGATCCAACACGTGTAATGTCAATATATCacttgatattattattattattattattatcatgaGTGTCACTCTATTCTGGcttctttaatttgtttgtttattttggAATCGCCGAGCAAGTTTTGCCTGTAATGTCAATCTACACTCTTCGATCGTAACATTCATTCACTGtttcttattattatatatatgttaaatCATATTTAGGTTGAAATTCTTTTGCACCGAATACTAAGGTCCATTGATAAGTTACGTTGTTCATGATAATTTAGCATTGTAGGTATGTAAGTACGGTCTAAAATTTAATGACATTTATTTGGTTGATCGTCGTAACCCTAATCTGTAATAATTCATTTATTTGCTTAGCTTTAAAATCCATGAAGATGAAGACTGGGAAAATATTGTTGCTGCTTGTTTGTTTCAAAGCCTTTTGTTATGCAGTGGTATGGATGTAGTTCCTccatttatatatttttttatttatttatcatgaaattaatattaatattgaGAATATATACGTGATTGATGAGAATGCAAGCAGCAAGCTAGTAAAAGCGGTGATTCAGATGGATGGGAAGGAGAGTTTTTCACTGGCATTCCCAAAATTAAATATGAggtattctcttctttttttagTTGCTTATGATTATTTATTGTACTGCATCAtgatatattaaatttttatcagGGGCGTTCTAGTAAGAATCCACTTGCATTTAAATGGTATAATGCAGAGGAGGAAGTCCTTGGGAAGAAAATGAAGGTTGGTTTTCATTTATATTATAAAGTTGTTGTAAATAATTCGTATTCATTATTATCATAAGTTGTATTCTATTATAACTGCAGGACTGGTTTAGATTTAGTGTTGCATTTTGGCATACATTTCGAGGAACAGGAGGTGATCCATTTGGTGCACCAACCAAAAATTGGCCTTGGGAAGATGGCACCAATTCATTAAAAATGGCCAAAAGAAGAAGTATGTTATTTTCAGTATACTTGACTCTCCAATTTGATAGTACCATTCATCTTATTATGGTATCTATATGTTTGTGTCATGTGTAATAATTTCTCTTACTTAATATACACAGTGAGAGCAAACTTTGAGTTCATAGACAAACTTGGGGTTGATTTTTGGTGCTTCCATGACAGGGATATAGCCCCTGATGGACAAACTTTAGAGGTGATCACTcaatcttttaaatttgttattgaTTAATAGTGCTCTGCTTCTGATTAATATTGTACTTGTTGAGTTTGTTATAGGAAGCTAATGAAAACTTGGATGAAGTGGTGGCTCTTGCTAAAGACCTTCAATCTAAGGTAATTTCACATGAAGCATCCTTTTCTTCTAGCTTATGTCATACATATGCATTAATGTATGGAttcatttcataattttttattttctattttatttaatcatGTAGAGCAACAAGAAAGTTTTATGGGGAACGGCTCAATTATTCATGCATTCTCGCTATATGCATGGTGGTGCTACTAGGTATATATCTTATATATATGGTCTTTAATTTATTCCAATTATATATGCTGAGTTGATGGCTAACAAATTGAGTTGCTTTCATAGTTCTGAATTACAAGTGTATGCATATGCTGCTGCTCAAGTGAAGAAAGCCATGGAGGTACATTTGTGTGTATGAACTGAATATAGCAGTAGTAGAAGAAAAATCCATTTAGCTGATATAATTTGCAGGTGACACATTATTTGGGAGGAGAAAATTATGTTTTTTGGGGTGGTCGTGAAGGTTACCAGTCTCTTTTGAACACAGATATGGAACGAGAGCTTAATCATTTAGTAAGTGAAACATTCTACACTGAGTAATCCGAATAGTTCTACTAATAACTTGTAATGAATGCTGCTTGTTTTATCTCTTTTTAATACAGGGTACATTTCTTCATGCTGCTGTTAGACACAAAAAGAAGATTGGATTTAATGGTAACATTCTCTACAGTCACAAACTATGAAATAGTATACCATACTACAACTACTCTAACTAACTAGTCAAATGGTTCTTTGATTATGTGATTTAAGGGACACTATTGATTGAACCCAAGCCACAAGAACCTACTAAACACCAGTAAGCTTCTTAGTTTCTTATTCTGTCACTAATTTTATGCATCCTACTATGTTtcaaacttatatatatatatatatatatacctgcAGGTATGATTGGGATGCGGCAACCACAGCTAATTTCTTACGAAAATATGGACTTActggtaatattttttttttttctagtcACCCAAATATCACTCATTAACAGCCATAATAGGATAGACTCTggtattatataaaattttaaaccaaCATTCATTGTATACTAATCTGATAGTGCATAGATACATTTAAATATAACTTATAATTTTACTTCAAAACATATTAGATTTACTTTTTCAGTTGTTTCTCTGATTTCTTTGACTGAATTTCTCTCTGCAGAGGAATTCAAACTCAACATAGAGTGCAACCATGCCACACTTTCTGGCCACAGGTGAATCTATGGTCCTTgatccatttttcttttctcaaaattttgTACTTATGCATGAAATGGGTCTTAGCTTGTTCTTCATGATGCAGTTGTCATCATGAGATTGAAACTGCAAGGATCAATGGGATGCTGGGTAATATCGATGCAAACACTGGCGACCCTCAAGTTGGTACGAATAACTAAGCAATCCTGTTAATTCTTCTACAAATTTCTGTAAATTTAACAAGACTTTCATGTTAACAAGTCACAAGTTAGTAACATGAAGTTGTTCTCATTTCTGCAGGTTGGGACACAGATCAATTTCTCATTGATATTCCAGAGGCAACCATGATTATGCTTAGCGTCATCAAAAACGTATGAGCATGAAATACAAAGATACAAAGACACCATTTACTAAGCATTCATTGTCACCTAACAGGGTTAATATTGTCTTTTCCAGGGAGGAATTGCACCAGGTGGATTCAACTTCGATGCCAAATTGTAAGTCCTCCACTATCTTTTATGTTCTTATTGTTTTTCTTAAGAAAAAGTTTAGGGTCagcacttttattaaaatttgactaACATTTAACTAGCAAAAGAAAAGTGAGTAATCTTACACTATTAGATATAATTTCACATAATTAAAAACACTAATAATGACTAATTGATGActataaatcacaaaatctactgGCTCCTAACACTCCGCTTTTCTTAATTGGCACGCATTTTGATACTTATGGTTCCAATTTAGGCGGAGAGAAAGCACAGATGTTGAAGACTTGTTCATAGCTCACATTGTTGGAATGGATACAATGGCTCGTGGCCTCAAGAATGCTGCTAAGTTAATTGAGGtattgataaatatttttataatttagatctAGAGACTCATGTCAAAGCTTCATTCATAAATCAtactaattttttctttttaattccCATTATATTATACTGGACCAAAGGATGGTTCCCTTTCTGAGCTTGTTAGAAAGCGATATCAGAGTTTTGACACTAACCTAGGTGCTCAGATAGAGGtacatttttctttaaaaaaaatcttccTCTCTTTTTAatgcttttttttattttgggggTTAATTGTTTGATTGGGAATTGTGCTGCCTTAGAATGGTGAAGCTGACTTTGAATTACTTGAGAAGAAAGTCAAAGAAATGGATGAGCCTAAAGTGGCTTCTGCCAAACAGGTAATTCACTAATTTATGCTTGTTTAATAAATTGTTCCATACTTGGTAACTTTTTTTAATTCTGTCACGTTATATTCTAATCATCGACTTACTTTGTGCTGCTATATATGTTGCAGGAGCTAGCGGAGCTTATCTTCCAATCTGCCATGTAGAAATAGCATCTGCCATTTTTATTGTGTGGCTGCTGTTTTGCTTAGTAGTTTAGAATTACAATTGGCTCGCAAATGCAAATAAATTCATAGTATGTTACAACTGCTTTCTTTTCATGTGATTTTTCTCATGTTAGCTTGGAGTTAATGTAGCATGTTTCAGTCTGTtcacaagaggataatgaagtATTTATTTCTTAGTTTCATTTCAACTCTgaattttatcatttatttattCAACACTAATCTTACAACCAAAAGGAAAGTATTTGAATAATTACATCATAGAGAAATAGATATTtctaagaaaactttattagtCAGGTGAAATCGTTCCATAGTTtatgatttcaaaattttttgtcAATGTTTTGACTTTTGAAGCACACGGTTAGATCGTCTCTCTCACCTTGTATTCCATTTTTGGACCCACTAGTCCACTACTTGCTACATGTGGATGCATAGTCAAAAGTAAAAATAGGACAATATCATATATATGAAATCAAATCACAGATATCCATTAAAAGAGTCAGAGGAAGTATTAGGAGTCATACATCACAGATATCCACGTTATGAGTAATGTTCATCAGATAACTTCTAACCTAAATTGAACAGTGTTCTTTCAAATCATCAAATGAGTCAGAGAAAGTAGAACAAATCATCAAATGAGTCAGAAAAAGTATTAGGAGTCATACATCACAGATATCCACGTTATGAGTAATGTTCATCAGATAACTTCTAACCTAAATTGAACAGTGTTCTTTCAAATCATCTTCTTACAAATCATCAAATGAGTCAGAGAAAGTATTAGAGTCATACATCACAGATATCCACGTTATGAGTAATGTTCATCACAGATATCCACGTTATGAGTAATGTTCATCAGATAACTTCTAACCTAAATTGAACAGTGTTCTTTCAAATCATCTTCTTGTTGTGCCAGTTGAAAGTGTTTACACTGAaacgaaagaaggagaagaaaaaaaagttagaaaaaGTTAGGATCTgaaagaagttagaaaaagttAGGATCTGAAAGAAAGAGAGgagaaaaaagataaaagtatTAATACCTCGGATTCATGAAGATCCAACTCCTTCTTGTTTGGAAAAACGTTGCTACATGGCTTGCATGTGATTTGATATTTTTCGTGCTTTCGTACATGCTTCATCAGTTTTGTCTTGTCAACAAAAACTGCATCTTTACAATAACAACATCTAAACGGTTCTTCCAGCGGTGGCAGCTGCGGCAGCGGTGGAAGCTGCGGCAGCGGTAGAGGCTGCGGCAGTGGGGACACCGGCGGTTAGAATGAGTGAGTTTCCTCTTCTACCTATATAAACATGAATGAAATGCTTTAGCTAACTAACCGACTCTAACTGTGTAACTAACTCGGTTCCTTTCTCTCCTATACAGTGTACCGAATAGAATGGGTGTTTTGGATGGCGGTGGTGTGAGTCACTGCCTAATGCAATCATAGCCATTTTTCTAAACAATGATAATGATACGGTAATTGTGTAAAGTTTTTGTGCACGAATAAAAATTGATGGAGTTGGCCGCAGCTGATCGTCCTTCTTTCGCGCCATCACACAGTCAACGAGGTAAATAACTACTCAAGACACTCAGACACAAACTAGCTGGCGCATTTTAGCACCATTGCTGATTTCCGTGCTATCGTGTGCCGCCTAATAACTTTTCTCACTTCACTCTTTTCTGTGTCTTACTCTCTTCCATGAAAAGCCACCGCTTACATGGGACATGGGAGCCAGATCGCTGAAGAAGAGGAGGCACGGTGCACATCTCGCAGCGCCCCAAGCTTCTTCCATGGCGGCTGCTGCAGTTCTCCTCGCGCCGCAATAAGGCTCGTCGCCCTTACGCCACCGTCTCCGTGCTTCTCTAGGGGTTCTCTTTGTTTCCGTCGCGGCTCTCTTGTTCATTTCGTCGAACAAGTGGCGCGCATTCGGAAATTATGTTTCCTATGAGATGGTCAACGTGGTCAACGAGTTGCCTCAACGATTGCCTTCACCCAGAGGATGGGTGATTCTTTATATGGAGAAGGTTAACTCTACTTGATAAAAGGTATGTGAGGAAAATCGACATTTTCTTCTTTGGTTTATACTGATGCACTATGCAtatgcagaaaaaaaaaaaatttctgcAGTTGATGACTAggtaaatagaaaaagaaggaaaggaTGAATATGTCCATGTGTTAAGGATTGTTGTAGGGGATGTTTTAGCTAGGATCTATTAACATGTTATTACCTTATACATTTGATACTGAGTAgttttagttattttctttAACACTTGCATGTTGGTTTGATTCTAATAAGTACCTGTTGCATATTTTGTAGTCTCTTACAAGTAACTTGGCTGCAGAAAGTTGGTTTCATATATGACCAGAAAACTTTAGGCGAAGTTTGTGCTTTACCTCTCAGTCATACAATCATTTGTATCTGTCATAAATTAAGTAGTTTTCATTGTTTAGATTCAATAAGACCCTACTAAGGAGATCACAACATGATAAGATTGTGGTTGGTTTGCAACATAATCATGTTTTTATTCTTTCATAATCTTTTGTTATCTCATAATGTTAGAAGATGCCCATTAAACCGACTAATTAGATAACTGAAAAATCTTGCTTTTACAATTATTGTAGCTAGGGACATTTAATCATCAGATGTAAGATGGTTGGGGTTTGGCAACTGATGGAGAAGTCCTCTTTGGAAGTGATGGCAGTTCAACATGTATCAACTTGATCCTCGGACATTTAAAGGTCTGCCTCTAATGAGGtttttttcctttccttttctccATTTAAATCCATGGTCTCTTCCCCAACCTTTAATTAGTTTACCTTTGCTTGTCATGTACTTTCATGGAATTTAACTCACCCTCTTTTATGTAGCTTTATCAAAGCATACTATCTACTATAAGGATCAGCAAGTGTACA
Above is a genomic segment from Arachis stenosperma cultivar V10309 chromosome 1, arast.V10309.gnm1.PFL2, whole genome shotgun sequence containing:
- the LOC130939145 gene encoding xylose isomerase — encoded protein: MKMKTGKILLLLVCFKAFCYAVQASKSGDSDGWEGEFFTGIPKIKYEGRSSKNPLAFKWYNAEEEVLGKKMKDWFRFSVAFWHTFRGTGGDPFGAPTKNWPWEDGTNSLKMAKRRMRANFEFIDKLGVDFWCFHDRDIAPDGQTLEEANENLDEVVALAKDLQSKSNKKVLWGTAQLFMHSRYMHGGATSSELQVYAYAAAQVKKAMEVTHYLGGENYVFWGGREGYQSLLNTDMERELNHLGTFLHAAVRHKKKIGFNGTLLIEPKPQEPTKHQYDWDAATTANFLRKYGLTEEFKLNIECNHATLSGHSCHHEIETARINGMLGNIDANTGDPQVGWDTDQFLIDIPEATMIMLSVIKNGGIAPGGFNFDAKLRRESTDVEDLFIAHIVGMDTMARGLKNAAKLIEDGSLSELVRKRYQSFDTNLGAQIENGEADFELLEKKVKEMDEPKVASAKQELAELIFQSAM